One window from the genome of bacterium encodes:
- a CDS encoding ribonuclease J: MNAAPAPAPAPAPLNGEPHRSAPNGPRREGGRPPFNGPRREGPRGDRRGGGQGRPGRASRDIRRILRRPSPASMKAREADYFPAEPAENVVRVVPLGGVEEVGRNMVAVECNGDIFVLDVGFHFKAEDDAPGVDYTLPNTAYLEKNKERVRAVIITHGHLDHIGGIPFLLPRFGNPPIYTRRLTSIMIQRRQEEYPDMPKLELVEVEPGQSVTIAHTKVKFFPVTHSIPDSMGVSIESPYGNVVLSGDLKLDHEDGVPSEREVKTWGDIGKDKNLFFIADSTNAERDGFSIPEKRVHQTLDEIVKTVSSRLIIGTFASQFERMMHIIESAEKYGKKIVIEGRSIKNNIEIAERAGLLKIDKGTIIPAQDMSNYPPDKILILCTGAQGEEFAALMRIATKQHKYIQFNERDTVVLSSSVIPGNETSVQTLKDNLYRQKVTIIHYRSSDVHSTGHGNTGELIWLNKQVNAKFFMPGYGYYSMTYSHARAIEQAGRPRESIIVADNGSVIDIEDGETLNVHKQKVPSAPLVVDGFSIGNRQEVVMRDRQSLAKDGMFVVIATVNVKTGKLRKSPDIISRGFVYLRDSQGMLNEARLLIKKTVEDSTRNMNPVDLDYVRNQLADVLAGFLFSRTNKAPMVIPVLIGV, encoded by the coding sequence ATGAACGCAGCACCAGCACCCGCCCCGGCACCCGCTCCCCTAAACGGCGAACCGCACCGGAGTGCACCGAATGGCCCGCGCCGCGAGGGCGGACGCCCTCCTTTTAACGGACCCCGCCGCGAAGGCCCCCGGGGCGATCGCAGAGGCGGCGGCCAGGGACGTCCCGGCCGTGCAAGCCGCGATATCCGGCGCATCCTGCGCCGCCCGAGCCCCGCGAGCATGAAAGCGCGTGAAGCGGACTATTTCCCCGCCGAGCCCGCCGAGAACGTGGTGCGCGTCGTCCCCCTGGGCGGCGTCGAGGAAGTCGGGCGCAACATGGTCGCCGTCGAATGCAACGGCGACATCTTCGTGCTTGATGTCGGCTTCCATTTCAAAGCGGAAGACGACGCGCCGGGCGTCGACTACACGCTTCCGAATACCGCGTACCTCGAGAAAAACAAGGAGCGGGTCCGCGCCGTGATCATCACGCACGGCCACCTCGACCACATCGGCGGCATTCCGTTCCTTTTGCCCCGCTTCGGGAATCCCCCGATCTACACCCGCCGGCTCACGTCGATCATGATCCAGCGGCGCCAGGAAGAGTATCCGGATATGCCGAAGCTCGAGCTCGTTGAGGTCGAGCCCGGGCAAAGCGTCACCATCGCCCATACGAAGGTGAAGTTCTTCCCCGTCACGCACTCCATCCCCGACTCGATGGGCGTCTCGATCGAGAGCCCGTACGGCAACGTCGTCCTCTCCGGAGACCTGAAGCTCGACCACGAGGACGGCGTCCCTTCCGAGCGCGAGGTGAAAACCTGGGGCGACATCGGAAAGGACAAGAACCTCTTCTTCATTGCCGACTCGACGAACGCGGAGCGCGACGGCTTCTCGATTCCCGAGAAGCGCGTGCACCAGACGCTCGACGAGATCGTGAAGACCGTCTCGAGCCGCCTCATTATCGGCACCTTCGCGTCGCAGTTCGAGCGCATGATGCACATCATCGAAAGCGCGGAGAAGTACGGCAAGAAAATCGTGATCGAGGGCCGCTCGATAAAGAACAACATCGAGATCGCCGAGCGCGCGGGACTCTTGAAAATCGACAAAGGCACGATCATTCCCGCCCAGGACATGAGCAACTACCCGCCGGACAAGATTCTCATCCTCTGTACCGGAGCCCAGGGCGAGGAGTTTGCCGCGCTTATGCGCATCGCGACGAAGCAGCACAAGTACATACAATTCAATGAGCGCGACACGGTCGTCCTTTCCTCGTCGGTTATTCCCGGAAACGAGACCTCTGTGCAGACCCTCAAGGACAACCTTTACCGCCAGAAGGTGACGATCATCCACTACCGCTCCTCGGACGTGCACTCGACCGGGCACGGAAACACCGGCGAGCTCATCTGGCTCAACAAGCAGGTGAACGCGAAGTTCTTTATGCCCGGCTACGGCTACTACTCCATGACGTACTCGCATGCGCGCGCGATCGAGCAGGCCGGAAGACCCCGCGAAAGCATCATCGTCGCCGACAACGGAAGCGTGATCGACATCGAGGACGGCGAGACGCTCAACGTGCACAAGCAGAAGGTGCCGTCGGCCCCGCTCGTCGTCGACGGGTTCTCGATCGGTAATCGCCAGGAAGTCGTGATGCGCGACCGCCAGTCGCTCGCCAAGGACGGCATGTTCGTCGTCATTGCGACGGTGAACGTGAAGACCGGCAAACTGAGGAAGAGCCCCGACATCATCTCCCGCGGCTTCGTGTATCTGCGGGATTCCCAGGGCATGCTGAACGAAGCGCGGCTTCTCATCAAAAAGACCGTCGAGGACTCGACCCGTAACATGAATCCGGTCGATCTCGACTACGTCAGAAACCAGCTCGCGGATGTTCTCGCCGGGTTCCTCTTCTCGCGCACCAACAAGGCGCCGATGGTGATTCCGGTGCTGATTGGGGTGTAG
- a CDS encoding A/G-specific adenine glycosylase, with amino-acid sequence MSYTNFRKIVWAQYKKQGRHGLPWRRTRDPYKILVSEVMLQQTQVERVIPYYKAFLKKFPNVRALSHAKLSEVLKIWQGLGYNRRAKMLREAAKVLAQKHNGRFPKTAEELEALPGVGPYTAHAVAAFAYNQNVVFVETNIRTAVTHHFFTSKEKTDDAEVFAVLHKTLPKGKSREWYAALMDYGAYLKRSGVRLNARSKHYAKQSVFEGSMRQARGALLKELAKSPCERTFLIKILGPSRREQVKNAVASLTQEGLIQLRGTRFRLAR; translated from the coding sequence ATGTCGTATACGAATTTTAGAAAAATAGTCTGGGCGCAGTATAAGAAACAAGGGAGGCACGGCTTGCCGTGGCGCAGGACGCGCGATCCGTACAAAATCTTGGTATCGGAAGTGATGCTGCAGCAGACGCAGGTGGAACGGGTGATCCCGTATTACAAAGCGTTTTTGAAGAAGTTCCCGAACGTTCGCGCGCTTTCGCACGCGAAGCTTTCCGAAGTGCTTAAGATCTGGCAAGGACTCGGATACAACCGCCGGGCGAAGATGCTCCGCGAAGCGGCGAAAGTGCTTGCACAGAAGCATAACGGCCGCTTCCCGAAAACAGCCGAAGAACTCGAGGCGCTTCCGGGTGTCGGGCCCTATACCGCGCATGCCGTAGCGGCGTTCGCGTATAACCAGAATGTCGTATTCGTCGAGACGAATATCCGCACGGCGGTCACACACCATTTCTTTACGAGCAAAGAGAAGACCGACGACGCGGAAGTCTTTGCGGTACTTCATAAAACCCTGCCGAAAGGGAAGAGCAGGGAATGGTATGCGGCGCTTATGGACTATGGCGCATACCTCAAGCGCTCGGGCGTACGGCTCAACGCCAGGAGCAAACACTACGCCAAACAATCCGTATTTGAGGGTTCTATGAGGCAAGCGCGCGGGGCGCTACTTAAGGAACTTGCCAAAAGTCCGTGCGAGCGCACGTTCCTTATCAAGATCCTCGGTCCTTCCCGGCGCGAGCAGGTCAAAAATGCGGTCGCTTCGCTTACACAGGAAGGGCTTATACAGCTGCGCGGCACCCGTTTCCGCCTCGCGCGTTGA
- a CDS encoding HAD-IB family hydrolase, whose product MKAVAGNTGSGKRQVAVFDIDGTLFRSSLLIELVERLIEKGMFPPETRAAYETEQVRWLDRKGDYASYISKVVEIFGRQIKGLPYDEVSYVAGEVIEEKKDRLYRYTRELVSKLKRRGYFMLAVSHSPKFIVDGLGYELGFDKIYGTFYESGASGKFTGMIADAELISNKGAVLRRAVRKEDLTLEGSFAVGDTESDIGMLELVENPVCFNPNALLYKHAKRRGWKVVVERKDVVYEF is encoded by the coding sequence ATGAAGGCCGTGGCAGGCAATACGGGGAGCGGGAAGCGGCAGGTCGCGGTATTCGACATCGACGGGACACTCTTCCGCTCGTCGCTACTTATCGAGCTCGTGGAGCGGCTCATAGAGAAGGGCATGTTCCCGCCGGAAACGCGCGCGGCATACGAGACGGAACAGGTGCGCTGGCTCGACCGCAAGGGCGACTATGCCTCGTATATAAGCAAAGTGGTCGAGATATTCGGCAGGCAGATCAAGGGCCTGCCGTACGACGAGGTCTCGTACGTTGCGGGGGAGGTGATCGAGGAAAAGAAGGATCGTCTCTACCGCTATACGCGCGAACTGGTTTCGAAACTCAAGCGCCGCGGTTATTTTATGCTCGCGGTTTCGCACTCGCCCAAGTTCATCGTTGACGGGCTCGGATACGAACTCGGGTTCGACAAGATATACGGCACCTTCTACGAGTCGGGCGCGTCCGGCAAGTTCACGGGCATGATCGCGGATGCCGAACTCATTTCGAACAAGGGAGCGGTCCTGCGCCGTGCCGTGCGCAAGGAGGACCTCACGCTCGAAGGATCGTTTGCGGTGGGGGACACGGAAAGCGACATCGGTATGCTCGAACTCGTCGAGAACCCGGTCTGCTTCAATCCGAATGCGCTGCTGTATAAGCATGCGAAGCGCCGCGGCTGGAAGGTTGTAGTCGAACGGAAAGATGTCGTATACGAATTTTAG
- the nth gene encoding endonuclease III has protein sequence MQKDTLEFKERRARAKKLIAYLKEAYPKPKTELHYKTPMQLVAAVMLSAQTTDKLVNKVTDEVLFGKYKTIDDFAAADYAEFDKDISRVTFHRNKAKAIIATAKKIRDEFKGKVPKAVEELVTLPGIAYKTANVILGELYGIWEGIPTDTHVKRFAKRFDLTDQEDLTKISKDLERLIPKEDWKYVNNGLVLYGRYVCPARPHECLDHPLTKLWPKAAAKWPKAK, from the coding sequence ATGCAAAAGGACACGCTTGAATTCAAGGAGCGCCGGGCAAGAGCGAAGAAGCTGATTGCGTATCTCAAAGAGGCGTACCCGAAACCGAAGACCGAACTCCACTACAAAACGCCGATGCAGCTCGTAGCTGCGGTAATGCTCTCCGCACAGACGACCGATAAGCTCGTGAATAAAGTGACCGATGAGGTACTGTTTGGGAAATATAAGACGATCGATGATTTCGCCGCCGCCGACTATGCGGAATTCGACAAGGACATTTCCCGCGTGACCTTCCACCGCAACAAGGCGAAAGCCATCATCGCGACGGCGAAAAAGATACGGGATGAGTTCAAAGGGAAAGTGCCGAAAGCCGTGGAAGAGCTGGTGACGCTTCCGGGCATTGCGTACAAGACGGCGAACGTGATCCTTGGCGAGCTCTATGGCATCTGGGAGGGCATCCCGACCGACACGCACGTGAAGCGGTTCGCCAAGCGCTTCGACCTCACCGATCAGGAAGACCTCACGAAAATATCCAAGGATTTGGAGCGGCTGATTCCGAAAGAGGACTGGAAGTACGTAAATAACGGTCTCGTGCTCTATGGTCGCTACGTGTGTCCCGCGCGGCCTCATGAGTGCCTTGATCACCCGCTCACGAAACTCTGGCCTAAGGCTGCGGCTAAGTGGCCGAAGGCGAAATAA
- the bcp gene encoding thioredoxin-dependent thiol peroxidase — MMIIGGKAPAFSLPDQNGTVRSLADYLGKWMLIYFYPKDDTPGCTIEAKSVRDEFPHFEKLSAVVLGISTDPVASHEKFAKKYDLPFTLLSDEQKAVVESYGVWGAKKFMGREYEGTLRTSFLIDPEGKIAKIYEGVKPAEHVAEVLADLKRLTS; from the coding sequence ATGATGATTATTGGAGGAAAGGCCCCCGCGTTCTCGCTTCCTGATCAGAACGGAACGGTCCGTTCGCTTGCCGACTATCTCGGCAAATGGATGCTCATTTATTTTTATCCGAAGGACGATACGCCCGGCTGCACGATAGAAGCGAAGAGCGTCCGGGATGAATTTCCGCACTTCGAGAAGCTTTCCGCGGTCGTGCTTGGCATCTCTACCGACCCCGTCGCGAGCCACGAGAAATTCGCGAAGAAGTACGATCTTCCGTTTACGCTCCTTTCGGACGAACAGAAGGCAGTCGTGGAGAGCTATGGCGTCTGGGGAGCCAAGAAGTTCATGGGACGCGAATACGAGGGAACGCTTCGTACGTCGTTTCTCATAGACCCGGAAGGAAAGATTGCCAAGATATACGAGGGTGTGAAGCCCGCGGAGCATGTAGCCGAGGTGCTTGCGGACCTCAAACGTTTGACGAGCTAG
- a CDS encoding NAD(P)/FAD-dependent oxidoreductase: MEYDVIVLGAGAAGLTCAQRLMKAGKRVLILEARNRIGGRVHTIFDRGVVEAGAEFIHGENAATWDFIRDIHLSTEEWAALNGARRVFGGDTGSLRADSARLLQEMDAVDAGIAEYQGEEISLSEYLAKQPISPAAKFFSGRHIGDYEGADPTNLSLLEFAREEELATSGDRNFWLVDGYARVLAALAEGLPIKLKHEVSAIAWKPGLARVTCTNGAVYDAAKVVITIPLGVLKTGKLTFNPDLPASFNEAVSKIGFGDSTKLTLWFDCNLPVFRILDTPGHFGHWWVRRFGGQVVAVGFSGGTRARDLTEMGETQAVAFGAEELAGALGSDIKKHIQAARHFTWSDDPYALGSYSYPALHMGNARSLLSKPIENTVYYAGEAAHTQGHAATVHGAIEMGKEVADAILST; this comes from the coding sequence ATGGAGTATGACGTGATCGTGCTAGGAGCCGGAGCAGCCGGGCTTACCTGCGCACAGCGTCTTATGAAAGCAGGTAAGCGAGTTCTTATTTTAGAAGCGAGGAATCGTATCGGAGGGCGTGTACACACCATCTTCGACCGGGGTGTCGTGGAAGCAGGCGCGGAATTCATTCACGGAGAAAATGCCGCGACATGGGATTTTATACGAGATATTCATTTATCTACTGAAGAATGGGCCGCTCTAAACGGCGCGCGGCGCGTCTTCGGTGGCGATACAGGTTCGCTGCGCGCAGACAGCGCACGCCTTTTACAAGAAATGGATGCCGTGGACGCTGGTATTGCGGAGTATCAAGGCGAAGAAATCAGTTTGTCAGAATATCTTGCGAAGCAACCTATTTCGCCCGCCGCGAAGTTCTTTTCAGGGCGCCATATAGGCGATTACGAAGGCGCCGACCCTACCAACTTAAGTCTGTTAGAATTCGCCCGCGAGGAAGAGCTGGCGACCAGTGGAGATCGGAATTTCTGGCTTGTCGACGGATATGCTCGTGTCCTAGCCGCACTCGCAGAGGGCCTTCCTATCAAACTCAAGCATGAAGTTTCCGCCATAGCCTGGAAGCCTGGCTTGGCGCGGGTAACGTGCACGAACGGTGCGGTCTACGACGCCGCGAAAGTGGTGATAACCATCCCCTTGGGAGTGCTTAAAACTGGTAAACTCACCTTCAATCCGGATCTACCCGCCTCATTTAATGAGGCGGTGTCTAAAATTGGTTTTGGCGACTCGACCAAACTGACGCTTTGGTTCGATTGCAATCTGCCTGTTTTCAGAATCCTTGATACCCCAGGACATTTTGGCCACTGGTGGGTACGCCGTTTCGGCGGGCAAGTTGTCGCTGTCGGGTTTAGCGGAGGCACGCGCGCCCGTGATCTTACCGAGATGGGGGAAACACAGGCCGTAGCATTTGGTGCTGAGGAACTTGCCGGAGCGCTCGGTTCTGATATCAAAAAGCATATCCAAGCTGCCAGACATTTTACATGGTCAGATGATCCGTATGCGCTTGGTTCCTACAGTTATCCGGCCTTGCATATGGGTAATGCTCGCTCTCTTCTGTCCAAACCGATAGAGAATACAGTCTATTACGCTGGCGAAGCCGCCCATACGCAGGGACATGCAGCTACTGTCCATGGCGCAATCGAAATGGGTAAAGAGGTTGCCGATGCTATACTCAGCACATGA
- a CDS encoding vitamin K epoxide reductase family protein: protein MKAFFTRIAPWAILLAAFLGLADSVYLARSELSGAPLLCNIDGLSGCNLVAQSPYSQLFGVPLAVYGLGFYALLFILAALELAWSSSRLRKMLLALTLFGVAVSLVSLLLQLFVIQALCIYCAFSWAVALLAWLFSRLLPGSKFWRREHLTDAPS, encoded by the coding sequence ATGAAAGCCTTTTTCACCCGCATCGCCCCCTGGGCGATCCTCCTCGCCGCGTTTTTGGGGCTCGCCGATTCGGTCTATCTTGCGAGAAGCGAATTGTCCGGCGCCCCGCTTCTTTGCAATATCGACGGGCTCTCAGGCTGCAACCTGGTCGCGCAGAGCCCCTACTCGCAGCTCTTTGGCGTTCCGCTTGCCGTGTACGGCCTCGGGTTTTACGCGCTTCTCTTTATCCTCGCCGCGCTCGAGCTTGCCTGGTCGTCGTCCAGGCTCCGGAAAATGCTCCTTGCGCTCACGCTGTTTGGCGTGGCCGTGTCGCTTGTTTCGCTTCTCTTGCAGCTTTTCGTGATCCAGGCGCTTTGCATCTATTGCGCGTTCTCCTGGGCCGTCGCGCTTCTTGCGTGGCTTTTCTCCCGCCTCCTGCCCGGATCGAAATTCTGGCGCAGGGAGCACTTGACAGACGCTCCTTCGTGA
- the msrB gene encoding peptide-methionine (R)-S-oxide reductase MsrB — MDIQNTGPDGRKPELTPEQRRVMLEHGTETAFTGEYVDNHEPGVYRCNNCGAVLFTSENKFDSGTGWPSFTDPAVAENIGTSEDDSLGMRRTEVHCKHCGAHLGHLFNDGPVTAGGKRYCINSVCLDFEKEHPAAVF, encoded by the coding sequence ATGGATATCCAAAATACGGGTCCGGACGGCAGGAAGCCCGAACTCACGCCCGAGCAACGGCGGGTAATGCTTGAGCACGGGACCGAGACGGCGTTTACGGGCGAGTACGTCGACAACCATGAGCCCGGCGTCTACCGCTGCAATAACTGCGGAGCAGTCCTCTTCACGTCGGAAAACAAGTTCGATTCGGGCACCGGCTGGCCGTCGTTTACCGATCCCGCGGTCGCCGAAAATATCGGGACGAGCGAAGACGATTCGCTTGGTATGCGCCGTACCGAGGTGCACTGCAAGCACTGCGGGGCGCATCTCGGGCACCTTTTTAACGACGGTCCGGTAACTGCGGGTGGCAAACGATACTGCATCAACTCCGTCTGTCTCGATTTTGAAAAGGAACATCCGGCTGCCGTCTTCTAA
- a CDS encoding integrase core domain-containing protein, which produces MPRIRREAADLFRQGWSARKIGRHLGYHHTAVMKWVRRAERIGYHPIPTRSSRPKRHPRQLSDELRWKIFHTRLKSKRSAEVIQRILEEEGVVISLSTIKRTLDRMGLLKKRSPYKRYHPQVDRPLPEKPGSLVQIDTIHTMLDLKKRMYTFTLIDVHSRTAYAKTYARMDAATAVRFVEEAQRRASFRFEMLQSDHGPEFGAWFVERIRRKHRYSRIGKPNDNAHIERFNRTLQEECLDHARRSPEAFNAALKKYIPWYNRERHHFGLNLLTPAQVLKEVVPRC; this is translated from the coding sequence ATGCCCCGCATCCGCCGCGAAGCGGCGGATCTCTTCCGCCAAGGCTGGAGCGCGCGCAAGATCGGGCGGCATCTCGGGTACCATCACACCGCCGTCATGAAATGGGTGCGAAGGGCCGAACGCATCGGATACCACCCGATACCGACGCGCTCGTCGCGTCCGAAGCGCCATCCCCGGCAGCTCTCAGACGAACTCCGCTGGAAGATCTTCCATACCCGGCTCAAGTCGAAGCGAAGCGCGGAAGTCATTCAGCGCATACTGGAGGAGGAAGGGGTGGTGATTTCACTCTCCACCATCAAGCGAACGCTTGACCGCATGGGCCTCCTCAAGAAGAGGAGCCCGTACAAGCGATACCACCCACAGGTCGACCGCCCCCTGCCGGAGAAACCCGGTTCCCTCGTCCAGATCGACACCATTCACACCATGCTCGATTTGAAGAAGCGGATGTATACCTTCACCCTCATCGACGTGCATTCCCGCACCGCGTACGCGAAGACCTATGCGCGCATGGATGCCGCGACCGCCGTGCGCTTCGTCGAGGAGGCGCAGCGGAGAGCGTCCTTCCGCTTCGAAATGCTCCAGAGCGACCATGGTCCCGAGTTCGGGGCGTGGTTCGTCGAGCGCATCCGGAGGAAGCACCGGTATTCCCGCATCGGGAAACCCAACGACAATGCGCATATCGAGCGATTCAACCGCACGCTTCAGGAGGAGTGCCTCGACCATGCGCGCAGAAGTCCGGAAGCGTTCAATGCGGCTCTGAAGAAATACATCCCCTGGTACAACCGGGAGCGGCACCATTTCGGCCTGAATCTCCTGACTCCGGCACAAGTACTCAAGGAGGTGGTGCCAAGGTGTTGA
- the msrA gene encoding peptide-methionine (S)-S-oxide reductase MsrA, translating to MQEKAIFAAGCFWGVEAAFRAVPGIIDAVSGYTGGHTEHPTYEQVCSDTTGHAEAVEVSFDPSRVSYETLLRAFFKLHDPTQLNRQGPDVGSQYRGAVFYLSEAQREAAERMKAELASNYLPKTIATEITKATAFWPAEEYHQRYFEKHPDAVCHI from the coding sequence ATGCAAGAAAAGGCCATTTTCGCTGCAGGTTGCTTCTGGGGAGTCGAGGCGGCTTTCCGCGCGGTGCCGGGCATCATCGATGCCGTTTCCGGATATACCGGCGGGCACACCGAACATCCTACCTATGAACAAGTTTGTTCTGACACGACCGGGCACGCCGAAGCGGTCGAAGTATCCTTCGACCCGTCCCGGGTCTCATACGAAACCCTTCTTCGCGCATTCTTCAAGCTCCACGATCCGACGCAGCTTAATCGCCAGGGCCCGGATGTCGGCAGCCAGTACCGCGGTGCGGTCTTCTATCTCTCCGAGGCGCAGCGGGAAGCGGCGGAGAGGATGAAAGCCGAGCTTGCATCGAATTATCTTCCGAAAACGATCGCCACCGAGATCACGAAAGCGACTGCATTCTGGCCCGCCGAAGAGTATCATCAGCGGTATTTCGAGAAGCACCCCGACGCGGTGTGTCATATCTAA
- the tsf gene encoding elongation factor Ts (EF-Ts; functions during elongation stage of protein translation; forms a dimer; associates with EF-Tu-GDP complex and promotes exchange of GDP to GTP resulting in regeneration of the active form of EF-Tu) — MEISTDIVKALRDRTGVSVMQCKKALEEAGGDVAKAEVILKKRSGAAADKKADRELGSGAVATYVHDGSIGAMVLLSSETDFVSRNPEFVALAREVAMQVAATDPKYATDAEIPEEAKTAAMAVFAKEVEGKPEEMKEKILAGKLSSYFSDQVLLDQPYIKDESKTIRDLVTEASQKFGERVEITRFARFSARA, encoded by the coding sequence ATGGAAATTTCGACCGACATCGTCAAAGCGCTCCGGGACCGCACCGGTGTTTCCGTCATGCAGTGCAAGAAGGCGCTTGAAGAGGCCGGAGGCGATGTCGCCAAGGCGGAGGTGATACTTAAGAAGCGTTCGGGCGCGGCGGCGGATAAGAAGGCTGACCGCGAACTCGGTTCGGGCGCGGTCGCGACCTACGTGCACGACGGCTCCATCGGCGCCATGGTGCTCCTCTCCTCGGAGACCGATTTCGTCTCCCGCAATCCCGAGTTCGTCGCGCTTGCGCGCGAAGTCGCCATGCAGGTCGCCGCGACCGACCCGAAATACGCAACCGACGCGGAAATCCCGGAAGAGGCGAAAACCGCGGCCATGGCCGTGTTCGCGAAGGAAGTGGAGGGGAAGCCGGAGGAGATGAAAGAGAAGATCCTTGCAGGGAAGCTGTCCTCCTATTTCAGCGACCAGGTGCTTCTTGACCAGCCGTATATCAAGGACGAGTCGAAGACGATCCGCGACCTCGTGACCGAGGCGAGCCAGAAGTTCGGCGAGCGCGTCGAGATTACCCGCTTCGCGCGCTTCTCCGCCCGCGCCTAG
- the rpsB gene encoding 30S ribosomal protein S2 — MTAVEMAGVGVDRLLGTGAHFAQVRRRRHPSMKQFVLGLKSRTEIIDLAKTDEQLARAKQAVAALARDGKTVLFVGGKPEISALVKDAAKRVGQPYVAGRWLGGTISNFVEIKKRIDRLLDLTEKRDSGELAKLYTKLERVKLDREIARLEGRLEGIVTLSKKPDALLVVDTKAEAHAVKEARDAGIPIIALMNSDCDLSDAAFPIVGNDASRATVTLVLAELTDAFEKGRTA; from the coding sequence ATGACAGCCGTGGAAATGGCAGGGGTTGGCGTTGACCGTCTTTTGGGGACGGGTGCCCACTTTGCGCAGGTACGCCGCCGCAGGCACCCTTCGATGAAGCAGTTCGTGCTCGGCCTTAAGTCGCGCACCGAAATCATCGACCTCGCAAAGACCGACGAGCAGCTTGCCCGCGCGAAGCAGGCCGTTGCGGCACTCGCGCGCGACGGCAAGACCGTTCTCTTCGTCGGAGGAAAGCCCGAGATATCCGCGCTCGTAAAAGATGCGGCGAAGCGCGTGGGGCAGCCCTATGTCGCCGGTCGCTGGCTCGGGGGCACCATTTCGAATTTCGTCGAGATCAAAAAGCGCATCGACCGCCTGCTCGACCTCACCGAAAAGCGCGATTCGGGAGAACTCGCGAAGCTCTATACCAAGCTCGAGCGCGTGAAGCTCGACCGCGAGATCGCGCGCCTCGAGGGGCGCCTCGAGGGAATCGTGACGCTTTCCAAAAAGCCGGATGCGCTTCTTGTCGTCGACACCAAGGCCGAGGCGCACGCGGTCAAGGAGGCGAGAGACGCCGGCATTCCGATCATCGCGCTTATGAATTCCGACTGCGATCTCTCCGACGCCGCGTTCCCGATCGTCGGCAACGATGCCTCCCGCGCGACCGTTACGCTCGTGCTTGCCGAACTTACCGACGCGTTCGAAAAGGGCCGCACGGCCTAA